The following is a genomic window from uncultured Draconibacterium sp..
AAGCCGAAAAGGGTTGCAGTACCTCGAAGATAAAGGTTGTAATTTTGAAGTTGTAACCTACCTGACTGATGGTTTAAGCGAAATAGAACTAACAGAGCTAATTGCTAAAACCGGCAAAAAGCCTTTTGATTTTGTGCGCCAGCACGAAAAAGACTACAAAGAACAATACAAAGGGAAAGTACTAAGCGATGAAGAATGGATAAAAGTACTGGTGGAAAATCCGAAACTTCTGCACCGCCCTATCGTAGTGAACGGCGATAAAGCTGTTCTGGGAAATCCTCCTGAAAATATTGATGAGCTCCTCTAAAACACTCCTCATTCGCGGGAACCATCAACAGTGAAGAAAGTTATGTTCCCCGATTGTCAGTGGCAGCGTGTCGAAAAAACAGTTATTAATGCC
Proteins encoded in this region:
- the arsC gene encoding arsenate reductase (glutaredoxin) (This arsenate reductase requires both glutathione and glutaredoxin to convert arsenate to arsenite, after which the efflux transporter formed by ArsA and ArsB can extrude the arsenite from the cell, providing resistance.) — translated: MKIYHNPRCSKSRKGLQYLEDKGCNFEVVTYLTDGLSEIELTELIAKTGKKPFDFVRQHEKDYKEQYKGKVLSDEEWIKVLVENPKLLHRPIVVNGDKAVLGNPPENIDELL